A DNA window from Niabella yanshanensis contains the following coding sequences:
- a CDS encoding protein-disulfide reductase DsbD domain-containing protein, whose protein sequence is MRHLFLTVVAFASTLLCFSQVKQPAKWSFSAKKINATTYEIHLMASLEGGWHIYSQTTPAGGPVATKLKFTPNPLITVEGVSKEIGKLEKKHEAIFGIDVKQFSNTVDFVQVVKLKGKVKTNITGSIDYMTCNDRECLPPTQQKFSIALQ, encoded by the coding sequence ATGAGGCATTTATTTTTAACAGTTGTAGCATTTGCAAGTACTTTGTTGTGCTTTTCCCAGGTCAAACAGCCCGCTAAATGGAGCTTCTCCGCAAAGAAGATCAACGCAACCACCTATGAAATTCATCTAATGGCCAGCCTGGAAGGGGGTTGGCATATTTACTCGCAAACAACACCTGCGGGAGGGCCTGTAGCTACTAAACTTAAGTTTACCCCCAATCCTTTGATTACCGTTGAAGGTGTGTCAAAAGAAATAGGAAAATTAGAGAAAAAACATGAAGCCATATTCGGGATAGATGTAAAGCAGTTTTCAAATACTGTAGACTTTGTGCAGGTGGTGAAGTTAAAAGGAAAAGTAAAAACCAATATTACGGGCAGTATCGACTATATGACCTGCAATGACAGGGAATGCCTGCCACCCACCCAGCAAAAATTTTCTATCGCCCTACAATAA
- a CDS encoding glycosyltransferase, whose amino-acid sequence MKEVQITGSIVLYKNDYTIVEAAVKSFLSTGLNVFLFLIDNSPGRELEALSAIDPVRIRYIFSNSNPGFGAAHNTAFRHSVQFNAAYHLVFNPDVYFEADTLEQLYNYMEAHRSTGQIMPRVLYPDGSLQYLCRKNPTFSNLFSRRFFPRQLRDILAKRMGKYEYKDHDYGQPIYNVPFLSGCFMFLRTEVLKQVAGFDEHFFLYMEDADLTRRILQRSQTVYYPAVSIYHHYTKGSYTNLKLTWYHLRSAITYFNKWGWLNFKG is encoded by the coding sequence ATGAAAGAGGTACAAATAACAGGATCGATCGTTTTATATAAGAATGACTATACAATAGTTGAAGCAGCTGTCAAAAGTTTTCTTTCGACGGGTTTAAATGTATTTCTCTTTTTGATAGATAATTCACCAGGCCGTGAACTCGAAGCTCTATCAGCAATTGATCCGGTGAGAATTCGTTACATCTTCAGCAACAGTAATCCGGGCTTTGGAGCAGCCCATAATACTGCCTTCCGCCACAGTGTTCAATTTAATGCTGCGTACCATTTGGTGTTTAATCCTGATGTCTATTTTGAGGCAGATACGTTGGAACAGCTTTATAATTATATGGAAGCGCACAGGAGCACCGGGCAGATAATGCCGCGGGTATTATATCCGGATGGAAGCCTACAATATCTGTGCAGGAAAAACCCAACTTTTTCCAATTTGTTTTCCCGCAGATTTTTTCCCAGGCAATTACGTGATATTCTGGCAAAGCGGATGGGAAAGTACGAATATAAAGATCATGACTATGGTCAACCCATTTACAACGTTCCGTTTCTGTCCGGATGCTTTATGTTTTTGAGAACGGAGGTTTTAAAACAGGTAGCAGGTTTTGACGAGCATTTTTTTCTTTACATGGAAGACGCCGATTTAACCAGGCGGATATTGCAAAGATCGCAAACTGTCTATTATCCCGCTGTTTCTATTTATCATCATTATACAAAAGGGTCTTATACCAATTTAAAACTAACCTGGTATCATTTGCGGAGCGCCATTACCTATTTTAATAAATGGGGCTGGCTTAACTTTAAAGGATAA
- a CDS encoding SecDF P1 head subdomain-containing protein encodes MKQVLLLISLFIMVSATPAQNANQDRYRQYAGKYGGNSGVCLFNDGRFMLYGYSTAVFGSYSFKDDDLQFITDKPELFEVYAHDNSTLGDSTRMNFAGFEEGKTFVQFNEENRQRVFNDDANCFDAPFVYETDQQLTRFTLSYIRENVWWDLGRPNPSWQYGPAKKYNDFILIFNKPKREYENFAARFAKVDGRIILQLSNYGGEEGFIKQVPDKEEQKQWQEILEWKKQYDESKTTTVHAVFANKHYRLFPSPDSLNYISNDAANEYISRQADDNEEYFRSNQYQDDRLLRKYIKLVPQNKDTANFTEDNGADNSIFYVVCGEGTRPPYRYQGFVTYEEKKEEERIPLIVTGPAPLLETNPNKIADQDPIPDSINNNKADEIVTLLKPFAVNRPDGFYTIEKKNDDYTLTVLAANPSLTPKDFDSVVCKTGTHEESIIEIRFNKVGAVKFEKFSKDQVGNQVALVADHKVIMMPFVAEPITKGRIDISGNYSAEEAKAIVKRLQHHK; translated from the coding sequence ATGAAACAAGTTTTATTATTGATCTCCCTGTTTATAATGGTATCCGCAACACCTGCGCAAAATGCGAATCAGGATCGCTATCGTCAGTATGCCGGCAAATATGGCGGTAACTCCGGCGTCTGCCTGTTTAACGATGGACGTTTTATGTTGTATGGATATTCAACTGCGGTATTTGGTTCTTACAGCTTTAAAGACGATGATTTACAATTCATAACCGACAAACCTGAGTTATTTGAAGTGTATGCTCATGATAATAGTACGCTGGGCGACAGTACCCGGATGAATTTTGCGGGCTTTGAAGAGGGTAAAACATTTGTACAGTTCAATGAAGAAAATCGGCAAAGAGTTTTTAATGATGATGCCAATTGCTTTGATGCTCCTTTTGTGTATGAAACCGATCAACAGTTAACCCGTTTCACACTCTCCTATATCAGAGAAAATGTATGGTGGGATTTGGGAAGGCCCAATCCATCCTGGCAATATGGGCCCGCAAAAAAATACAATGATTTTATTCTAATATTTAACAAACCCAAACGGGAGTATGAAAATTTTGCTGCCAGATTTGCAAAGGTTGATGGCAGAATTATACTACAGCTATCTAATTATGGCGGTGAGGAAGGATTCATTAAACAAGTACCCGACAAAGAAGAACAAAAACAATGGCAGGAAATCCTGGAATGGAAGAAACAGTACGATGAGTCCAAAACCACAACAGTTCATGCTGTTTTTGCCAATAAACACTATCGTCTGTTTCCATCACCCGATTCCTTGAACTATATATCTAACGATGCCGCTAATGAATATATCAGCCGGCAGGCCGATGATAACGAAGAATATTTCCGGAGCAACCAATACCAGGATGACCGGTTACTTCGAAAGTATATTAAACTGGTACCACAAAATAAGGATACTGCAAATTTTACAGAAGACAATGGTGCTGATAATAGTATCTTTTACGTGGTTTGCGGAGAAGGTACACGCCCCCCCTATCGTTACCAGGGATTCGTAACATATGAAGAAAAAAAAGAAGAAGAAAGAATACCTCTTATAGTGACAGGCCCGGCCCCTCTTTTAGAAACGAATCCTAATAAAATTGCTGACCAGGACCCGATACCGGATTCTATAAATAATAATAAAGCGGATGAAATAGTTACCCTTTTAAAGCCTTTTGCTGTGAACAGGCCGGACGGATTTTATACTATTGAAAAGAAGAATGATGACTATACTTTAACAGTACTGGCAGCTAATCCATCGCTAACGCCAAAAGATTTTGATTCAGTAGTATGTAAAACCGGGACACACGAGGAATCAATTATAGAGATACGGTTTAATAAGGTGGGTGCCGTTAAATTTGAAAAATTCAGTAAAGATCAGGTTGGAAACCAGGTTGCCCTGGTAGCGGATCATAAAGTAATCATGATGCCGTTTGTTGCAGAACCCATAACAAAAGGTCGTATCGATATCAGCGGGAATTACTCAGCTGAAGAAGCAAAAGCAATTGTTAAAAGATTACAGCACCATAAATAG
- a CDS encoding XAC2610-related protein, whose translation MSKPIILLLLIIYSSLTQSMAQPFLLKSKTKPSFSLKVYYGSKGKGAFVQYSGQKGIIPLRLKSYKLDSTDREYGQPDEQVYVWNEIVDGKTSGTYSLREGLRYITGAWYLRGRDNRKFDLEEPEKKEEYDGVGKYLLHGTLVEFNHFYNDTLIFRYPNKTVSVLILPEIIQPGGARQSHIADYNFDGYDDVGFSVADAGMGVYQQYVIYLYNPKYQQFDRLQEPEYNEKVKCSCLCDVAVDEKKKELTTSCRGGARWWHDVWRFKNGKLEWVNSRAEPMEE comes from the coding sequence ATGAGTAAACCTATTATCCTGTTATTACTGATCATATATAGCAGCCTTACACAATCGATGGCTCAGCCATTTTTACTGAAATCAAAAACAAAACCATCTTTTAGCCTTAAAGTATACTACGGTTCAAAAGGGAAAGGAGCCTTTGTTCAATATTCAGGACAAAAAGGCATTATTCCGCTCCGGCTAAAAAGCTATAAGCTCGATAGTACAGACCGGGAGTATGGTCAACCAGATGAGCAGGTATATGTTTGGAATGAGATTGTTGATGGAAAAACTTCAGGTACTTATAGTTTGAGAGAGGGCCTGAGATATATTACAGGCGCATGGTACCTGCGGGGCAGAGACAACCGTAAATTCGATTTAGAGGAACCGGAAAAAAAAGAAGAATATGATGGTGTTGGCAAATACCTGCTTCACGGTACCCTTGTTGAATTTAATCACTTTTATAATGACACCCTTATATTCAGGTATCCAAACAAAACGGTAAGCGTGCTGATATTACCAGAAATTATACAACCAGGTGGTGCCAGGCAAAGTCATATTGCAGACTATAATTTTGATGGTTATGACGATGTAGGGTTTTCGGTTGCTGACGCGGGAATGGGTGTTTATCAGCAATATGTTATTTACTTATATAATCCCAAATACCAGCAATTTGACCGGCTGCAGGAGCCGGAGTATAACGAAAAAGTCAAATGCAGCTGTCTTTGTGATGTAGCAGTAGACGAGAAAAAGAAAGAGCTTACAACCTCCTGCAGGGGCGGCGCGCGCTGGTGGCATGATGTGTGGCGCTTTAAAAATGGCAAACTGGAATGGGTGAATTCAAGAGCTGAACCCATGGAAGAATAG
- a CDS encoding sensor histidine kinase, whose amino-acid sequence MKLRSYYAFSVLIVALFCACKNEANEAPLILVLTRQVSELEDVKSSPANNDSLLQVWLSLSNTTELQKDATLFAKTNYNIARLYAMAGSDSGERYIAKALELIEPTQGNLELKARIYNGMGNIRSNDTTEHQANYYYNKAATIILADSTINLSPLSRSIMLLSAAQSNTLLYQYELAQQMNRAVLLLSPQLPPGNINQQRVLVQIIQTLNAQHKPADSIAFYLRKLEILHHQYPDGYDDSYLYECKVKYFEAMHQTDSILHYQLLKSAIDEEKYQAMPGSNTAVVNLFVDYMNIGGAYVELKTGSQASFYLQKAAQLMNKHPEDIAIGQQVIYKSNLASLYELQGNNKGALNLLSEVLDLQKRNYETENTQAVTEMNALYQLQAKDRSIVALNENMKINQLQLQQNRLWLVIVILVSVLLASGLLFFYYNYRQRRAVQEKEKVLLQQQLLRTQMEPHFIFNTLAAVQSFVRLDKKEAAIKYLNRFSRLLRSSLELSRERLVPLCEEMETLENYLNLQQMRFENAFEYNINREQGSDWDAVMIPPMLIQPFVENAILHGIDLNSGEGRVNVDFSLKDEIVKVSITDSGKKTTEVSEAAHRSLSGTISRERMSLLGKNAGISTTISENGTTVILYIPVMA is encoded by the coding sequence ATGAAATTACGATCCTATTATGCTTTTTCCGTCCTGATAGTAGCTTTGTTTTGCGCCTGTAAAAATGAAGCCAACGAGGCACCTCTAATCCTGGTTTTAACGCGGCAGGTAAGCGAGTTGGAAGACGTAAAATCATCACCTGCCAACAATGATTCGTTACTACAGGTGTGGTTATCATTAAGCAATACAACCGAACTTCAAAAGGATGCCACACTTTTCGCCAAAACCAATTACAATATTGCCCGTTTGTACGCAATGGCAGGTAGCGATTCGGGAGAAAGGTATATAGCAAAAGCGCTGGAGCTGATTGAGCCTACCCAGGGAAACCTGGAATTAAAAGCACGTATTTATAACGGCATGGGCAATATACGAAGCAACGACACTACCGAGCATCAGGCCAACTATTATTATAACAAGGCAGCCACAATTATATTGGCAGACAGTACAATTAACCTCTCTCCGCTTAGCCGTAGCATTATGCTTTTATCTGCGGCACAAAGCAATACCCTTTTGTACCAATATGAGCTGGCTCAGCAAATGAATCGTGCTGTATTGCTATTATCGCCACAGCTGCCACCCGGTAATATCAACCAGCAACGGGTATTGGTACAAATTATCCAGACGCTTAATGCGCAACATAAGCCAGCCGATAGTATTGCTTTTTATTTAAGGAAACTGGAGATCCTGCACCATCAATATCCTGATGGCTACGACGACAGCTATCTATATGAATGTAAGGTGAAGTATTTTGAAGCAATGCATCAAACTGATTCTATTTTACACTATCAACTTTTAAAAAGTGCCATTGATGAGGAAAAGTACCAGGCCATGCCAGGCTCGAACACGGCTGTTGTCAATCTTTTTGTTGACTACATGAATATTGGTGGCGCGTATGTGGAGCTGAAAACTGGCAGCCAGGCCTCCTTTTACCTACAGAAGGCAGCGCAGTTGATGAATAAGCATCCTGAGGACATAGCAATCGGTCAACAGGTTATCTATAAAAGCAACCTGGCTTCTTTATACGAACTGCAGGGAAATAACAAAGGGGCGCTGAACCTTTTGAGCGAGGTTCTGGATTTACAGAAAAGAAATTATGAAACTGAAAATACCCAGGCAGTTACAGAGATGAATGCGCTCTATCAGCTACAGGCCAAAGACAGGTCAATTGTGGCGCTAAACGAAAATATGAAGATCAACCAGCTACAATTGCAGCAAAACAGGCTATGGCTGGTTATTGTAATATTAGTATCTGTTTTGCTGGCATCGGGCCTGCTTTTTTTCTACTACAATTATCGCCAACGTCGCGCTGTTCAGGAAAAGGAAAAGGTATTATTACAACAGCAATTGTTGCGTACTCAAATGGAGCCTCATTTTATTTTTAATACGCTTGCTGCTGTACAAAGCTTTGTGCGGCTGGATAAAAAAGAAGCTGCCATTAAATATTTGAACCGTTTCAGCCGGCTACTCCGCAGCAGTTTAGAATTAAGCCGTGAACGATTAGTGCCCTTATGCGAAGAGATGGAAACCCTGGAAAACTATCTCAATCTTCAACAAATGCGGTTCGAAAATGCATTTGAATACAATATTAACCGGGAGCAGGGATCTGACTGGGATGCGGTAATGATACCACCCATGTTGATACAACCTTTTGTAGAAAATGCCATCCTACATGGAATTGACCTGAATTCTGGCGAAGGACGGGTTAATGTTGATTTTTCTTTGAAAGATGAAATTGTAAAGGTATCTATAACAGACAGCGGTAAAAAAACAACTGAGGTTAGTGAAGCTGCTCATCGCTCCCTGTCAGGCACCATCAGCCGTGAACGCATGAGTTTGTTGGGAAAAAATGCAGGTATTTCCACCACCATCAGTGAAAATGGTACAACCGTTATTTTGTATATCCCGGTTATGGCATAA
- a CDS encoding DUF6688 domain-containing protein: MVDTLIFGTIALIISTLIALTLLKKQFPHITGGAIIILVLYIALSALFVLGMMIHDRPYIQAIDPIDNCYSPFGDQHTLSLLAFFLLYHVALFFIWVKGRQMPPLTLVLMLAMLFMGSIVNVLVIVQVGSHDTGSIDRYKGNDGTALLLPAPLLNLLISILLITNVVNEERRLARQRTFKNSFLRYCNSLLAGSYHEATWALLLLLPVWFIITLILILLGQDFNSLVKVFTDTTTWTFSQKMHPPPLDHRGHYLCTVAARGNPKLVKPLRVGIRHGQPAIVNRQLMIANAFEEYIQAIAPAFHQSIRQFYDRYGYNLSQKINSVKASNFTYIVMKPLEWTFLLSLYLFCINPEARIQKQYR; the protein is encoded by the coding sequence ATGGTGGATACATTGATCTTTGGCACAATTGCATTAATAATAAGTACGCTTATCGCGTTGACGCTTCTAAAGAAACAATTCCCTCATATAACCGGGGGCGCAATAATAATATTGGTATTGTATATAGCGCTCTCTGCTTTATTTGTACTAGGGATGATGATACATGATCGTCCGTATATACAGGCCATCGACCCGATAGATAATTGTTATTCCCCATTTGGAGATCAACATACGCTGAGTCTCCTGGCCTTTTTCTTATTATACCATGTAGCCCTGTTCTTTATATGGGTGAAGGGACGACAGATGCCACCGTTGACATTGGTATTAATGCTGGCAATGTTATTTATGGGTAGCATCGTCAATGTTTTGGTAATAGTACAGGTAGGCTCACATGATACTGGAAGTATAGATAGATATAAAGGTAATGATGGAACTGCGCTGCTACTACCTGCTCCCCTGCTCAATTTATTGATCAGCATACTATTAATTACCAACGTGGTAAACGAAGAACGTAGGCTGGCCAGGCAAAGAACTTTTAAAAACTCCTTTCTCCGTTATTGTAATTCGCTGTTGGCTGGCAGTTATCATGAGGCAACCTGGGCATTGCTGTTGCTGCTGCCGGTGTGGTTTATTATAACCCTGATCCTTATTTTGCTGGGCCAGGATTTCAACTCGCTGGTAAAGGTTTTCACTGACACTACCACATGGACCTTTTCACAAAAAATGCATCCACCGCCGCTTGATCACCGCGGACATTACCTGTGTACGGTAGCAGCCCGGGGTAATCCAAAGCTGGTAAAACCGTTGAGAGTGGGCATCAGACATGGCCAGCCCGCAATTGTCAACCGGCAATTAATGATCGCTAATGCGTTTGAAGAATATATACAGGCCATAGCCCCGGCTTTCCATCAGTCTATCAGGCAGTTTTATGACAGGTATGGCTATAATCTGTCTCAAAAGATCAATTCAGTGAAAGCATCTAATTTTACTTACATTGTTATGAAGCCATTAGAATGGACTTTCCTGCTGTCGTTATATCTTTTTTGTATCAACCCCGAAGCCAGAATTCAAAAACAGTATCGTTGA
- a CDS encoding PLP-dependent cysteine synthase family protein translates to MKTAIAETSKDIEDCGCYNGSAGNAEEQLKNKLAHLWHMVGNTPLLEISYRYKGKCRKVYVKCEHYNLTGSIKDRMALYILQKAYSEKLIQPGNTIVEATSGNTGIAFSAIGRALGHNVKIIMPNWLSKERVDIISSLGAEVILISKEQGGFLGSIKLSEEMAQTDTSVFLPRQFENLYNCEAHEKTTGKEIWMQLQSIDKTPDAFVAGVGTGGTIMGVGNYLKSRNPRVRIHPLEPAESPTLSTGYKVGSHRIQGISDEFIPAIVKLDQLDKVVKASDGDSIIMAQQLSRKLGLAVGISSGANMIGAIQLQEELGDQSVVVTVFSDSNKKYLSTDLMKEEPVKAGYYSTDVELLDYRGIGRYY, encoded by the coding sequence ATGAAAACGGCAATAGCTGAAACATCAAAAGATATAGAAGACTGCGGTTGTTATAACGGATCTGCAGGTAATGCAGAAGAGCAACTTAAAAATAAGTTAGCGCACCTTTGGCATATGGTAGGTAATACTCCCTTGCTGGAGATTTCTTATCGCTATAAGGGCAAATGCAGAAAAGTGTATGTGAAATGCGAGCATTATAATCTTACCGGTAGTATCAAAGACCGAATGGCACTTTATATTCTCCAAAAAGCATACTCGGAGAAATTAATTCAGCCAGGGAATACTATAGTAGAAGCAACCAGTGGCAACACAGGTATTGCTTTTTCTGCCATAGGCAGAGCGCTCGGTCACAACGTAAAGATCATTATGCCCAACTGGCTGAGTAAAGAGCGGGTAGACATTATAAGCAGCCTGGGCGCTGAAGTAATATTGATCAGTAAAGAGCAGGGTGGCTTTCTCGGAAGTATAAAATTGTCTGAAGAAATGGCGCAAACGGATACTTCGGTTTTCTTACCGCGTCAGTTCGAGAATCTATATAATTGTGAAGCACATGAAAAAACAACCGGCAAGGAAATATGGATGCAGCTACAGTCTATCGACAAAACGCCGGATGCATTTGTGGCAGGCGTAGGCACAGGCGGTACTATCATGGGAGTTGGTAACTATTTAAAAAGCCGCAATCCGCGTGTTCGCATTCATCCACTGGAGCCGGCTGAATCTCCCACCTTATCCACCGGCTATAAAGTAGGTTCTCATCGTATCCAGGGTATTTCTGACGAATTCATTCCAGCTATAGTAAAGCTGGATCAATTAGACAAAGTAGTTAAAGCATCAGACGGCGATTCTATTATCATGGCTCAGCAATTGTCCCGGAAACTGGGTTTGGCGGTAGGCATATCTTCGGGTGCTAACATGATAGGAGCGATTCAACTACAGGAGGAGCTGGGTGATCAGTCTGTAGTGGTAACTGTATTTAGCGATAGTAATAAAAAATACCTGAGTACCGACCTCATGAAAGAGGAACCGGTAAAAGCCGGCTATTATTCAACAGACGTTGAGTTGTTGGATTACCGGGGTATCGGAAGGTATTATTAA
- a CDS encoding protein-disulfide reductase DsbD family protein: MKKRLFACLAVWLQCIVFTASAADTTDIRFEYKAERINDKEATLSVTARLSTGIQLYAIQQSDTDLLYSTILFDTTATRHYTGPVTEKGAKQSEYDTSVSATVHFYTDSVVWQQKINLAENDSLLSRVQVNYLYKKGDAYLPGEETGKFYIEPVSVVSPVADMADRSLLWIFLTAFGGGLLALLTPCIYSMIPVTVSFFTKRSKTKLEGRKNAVIYSLSIIFIFTFIGFLITLIWGPTALNDISTNWIFNLFIFLVFVVFGISFLGAFEITLPASWSNKADSKANASSFLGIFFMALVLVVVSFSCTGPILGLLLPVIFKGGYAGPLVGFFGFSLALSIPFALFAFFPSWLNSLSKPGGWMNTIKVTLGFIELALALKFLSNADLARGWRLLDREIFIAAWIVIFILLGIYLLGKLKFHHDDELPKNDFGIPYLSVTRLLFATTSLIFAVYMIPGLWGAPLKGISAFVPPMGTQDFNADDLPSGFNFSSTGRTGNTNSHSADGLPKPEKYYEEMRKNEPDVVVNNGMVTYFDYHEALAVSRKLKKPLMLDFTGINCVNCRKMEGQVWSDPKVMERLKNDFVIVSLYVDVHNVYIPQQEQYFSKTLDRQVETLGDLNADMQVTKFGANTQPYYFFLDGNGQRLRPDGYGYDPDINKFIRLLDEVKATFQKGNP; encoded by the coding sequence ATGAAGAAAAGATTATTTGCATGCCTGGCTGTATGGTTACAATGCATCGTTTTTACAGCATCAGCAGCGGACACCACCGATATACGTTTTGAATATAAAGCTGAACGTATCAACGATAAAGAAGCGACGCTTTCGGTTACTGCCCGCCTGTCAACCGGTATTCAACTTTATGCAATACAGCAAAGCGACACGGACCTATTGTATTCAACCATTCTTTTTGATACTACGGCTACGAGGCACTACACCGGACCGGTAACCGAAAAAGGAGCAAAGCAGTCAGAGTATGACACATCAGTAAGTGCAACGGTTCATTTTTATACCGACTCTGTAGTCTGGCAGCAAAAAATCAATTTGGCAGAAAACGATAGTTTATTAAGCAGGGTACAGGTGAATTATTTGTATAAAAAAGGCGACGCTTATTTACCAGGTGAGGAAACCGGGAAATTTTATATCGAGCCGGTCTCAGTCGTTTCACCGGTTGCAGATATGGCCGATCGCTCACTGCTATGGATCTTTCTAACGGCATTTGGCGGTGGATTGCTGGCCTTATTAACGCCCTGTATTTACTCAATGATCCCGGTAACTGTCTCTTTTTTTACCAAGCGCAGCAAGACAAAGCTGGAAGGCAGAAAGAATGCAGTTATTTATTCCTTGTCCATTATATTCATATTTACATTTATAGGCTTTCTGATCACCCTGATCTGGGGGCCAACCGCTTTGAATGATATTTCCACGAATTGGATCTTTAACCTGTTTATTTTCCTGGTCTTCGTTGTATTTGGTATTTCTTTTTTAGGCGCTTTCGAAATAACCCTGCCTGCATCCTGGTCTAATAAGGCCGACTCCAAAGCCAACGCTTCCAGCTTTCTGGGTATATTCTTCATGGCGCTGGTACTGGTGGTAGTATCATTCAGTTGTACGGGTCCAATACTAGGTCTTTTGCTACCCGTCATTTTTAAAGGAGGATATGCCGGACCACTGGTTGGATTTTTTGGTTTTTCGCTGGCGCTTTCTATTCCATTTGCCTTATTTGCCTTCTTCCCATCCTGGTTAAATAGCTTGAGTAAACCGGGGGGGTGGATGAATACGATAAAAGTTACACTTGGATTTATTGAACTGGCCCTGGCGCTTAAATTCCTGTCTAATGCGGATCTGGCGAGGGGCTGGAGATTATTAGACCGGGAAATATTCATTGCCGCATGGATCGTAATCTTTATATTACTGGGTATTTACCTGCTTGGCAAGCTGAAGTTTCATCACGATGATGAATTGCCAAAAAATGATTTTGGCATACCCTACCTGTCTGTAACAAGGCTATTGTTTGCCACAACTTCCCTGATCTTCGCAGTATATATGATCCCCGGATTATGGGGTGCTCCTTTAAAAGGTATTTCAGCATTCGTTCCCCCAATGGGCACACAGGATTTCAATGCAGACGACCTGCCTTCCGGTTTTAATTTTTCATCAACAGGACGCACCGGCAATACGAATAGCCACAGCGCAGATGGTTTGCCTAAGCCGGAAAAGTACTATGAGGAGATGAGGAAGAATGAGCCGGATGTGGTGGTCAACAACGGTATGGTCACCTACTTTGATTATCATGAAGCGCTTGCGGTTTCGCGTAAATTAAAAAAGCCGTTGATGCTGGATTTTACGGGCATCAATTGTGTAAACTGCCGCAAAATGGAAGGCCAGGTATGGAGCGACCCAAAAGTAATGGAGCGTTTAAAAAATGATTTCGTGATCGTATCTCTTTACGTAGATGTACATAATGTTTACATACCTCAACAGGAACAATATTTTTCAAAAACATTAGACAGGCAGGTTGAAACATTGGGAGACCTGAATGCAGACATGCAGGTTACAAAGTTTGGTGCCAATACACAACCCTATTATTTCTTCCTGGATGGCAACGGGCAACGCTTGCGGCCTGATGGTTATGGCTATGACCCTGATATCAATAAATTCATCCGTTTGCTCGATGAAGTAAAGGCCACTTTTCAGAAAGGTAATCCATAA
- a CDS encoding LytR/AlgR family response regulator transcription factor gives MITIAIIEDEPAVRKEITYLVQQEEGTELVGWSDSVKTALTLIKEKQPDVILMDIQLRDGTAFDILKQLTPIPENIIFITAYNQFAIRAIKYGALDYLLKPIDQVELKEGLERYRRRRDNNSQWMQQLSLTQQLLKEEVVLPESIALHSINHVRIINVQDIVYCKGDGPYTFFYLNSGEKELVSKPLKFYEELLKAPHFLRSHQSYLVNKKYISGVNRSEYIVLKSKEEIPISLRRKNFILNQLFPAE, from the coding sequence ATGATAACTATAGCTATAATTGAAGATGAGCCCGCGGTACGTAAAGAAATTACTTACCTCGTGCAGCAGGAAGAAGGCACTGAACTGGTTGGCTGGAGTGATAGTGTAAAAACAGCACTTACTCTTATAAAGGAAAAGCAGCCTGATGTAATATTAATGGATATACAGCTGCGCGATGGCACTGCTTTTGATATCTTGAAACAGCTAACTCCCATTCCAGAGAATATTATCTTTATCACTGCTTACAATCAGTTTGCTATACGTGCTATTAAATATGGGGCATTAGATTATCTTTTAAAGCCCATCGACCAGGTTGAATTAAAAGAGGGATTGGAAAGATACCGCCGCCGCCGCGATAATAATTCGCAATGGATGCAGCAACTCTCATTAACACAGCAATTATTAAAGGAGGAAGTGGTATTGCCGGAAAGTATCGCCTTGCATTCAATTAACCATGTTCGTATTATTAATGTACAGGACATTGTATATTGTAAAGGAGATGGACCTTATACTTTTTTTTATTTAAACAGTGGGGAAAAAGAACTGGTGTCTAAACCACTTAAGTTTTATGAAGAATTGCTGAAAGCTCCTCATTTTTTAAGATCTCATCAATCTTACCTGGTTAACAAAAAATATATTTCAGGCGTAAACCGGTCGGAGTATATTGTGCTAAAGAGTAAAGAGGAAATTCCCATTTCTCTTCGCAGAAAAAATTTTATTCTCAACCAACTTTTCCCTGCCGAATGA